ATCTTACTGTCTGAAGGCTACACCTGGAAAGTTTTGGAGCGTCGTGCAGTTCAATTGCGACAAACGGAGATATAccgttttttcattgagttAAATGAGTTTCATTGGGATATCCATAATCTGTTGTTCTTAGATGAAGTATCTTGCGATAACCGGAGTATGCTCCGAACTAAAGGCTATGCACCCGTAGGAGAGAAACTTGTATACCGAGGTGAATTTGTACGACGACCCCGCTGTTCTCTTCTAAGTTTTCTCGGTTGCAACGGAATACTTGAAACGTATTCAACTGAAGGTACCTTCACTCGGGCCAAATTTTTTGATTGTATTCGTCAATTCATATCATCTGGTAAAGCGAAGCAATATCCAGGTCAGTATTCCTTGTGGATTATGGACGGAGCAAGGATACATTGTCACCGATCTATTGTCGAGTATCTTCGTTCAATGGGAATAATTGTAATATTTTTGCCAGCCTATGCACCATTCTACAATCCTATTGAACTGGTCTTCGGATATATAAAAAAGTACTTAAAAAGAACTTACGTAGAAAACAGCTCAGAAGATCTAGCTATAATAATAGCGAAAGCattcaaatccttcaaaaacagGGACTGCGTGAACATTTTTCGTAAGGCTGGATATTTGCCCGGTGGTACTTTCGACCCCAGTATTGGATTATGTCAAAATAATGTGTAATTTTGAGAGCTTCGATCAAACACGATGTAGAgttgatgaaatataatcatGACCAACCCTATAACAAAATGTCATTGCATAGCCCCTCGCTGCGATATTCAAAAGAGCGAACGTTAAATTAAAAGAAAgagtaaaaagaagaaaatctaGTTTTGGAAGGCAGAGTTGTTTGAACTACGGTTGAGAGTGGTCGCGAATAAAGTTGTTCTCTGTGAATAAATTGTATTTTATTACCGCTCCGAAAAGTGTACCAAAAACCTACGTCGGCGAGACTCTACAATTTGGCGCAGCCGAACGGATTTTTTCCCAAGGTAAGTTCATCTAAATGGAATAATTTAGTTTGTTATCTAATTTTCAAAACGTAAGAGAGATAATTTCGAGGCATTGAAGAAATACTAGTGCAATTATAATTCAATATAATATTATCGAAGAAAAAGTTATGAAATGAAGCGATGATtatgaattgtaaaaaaaaaatggaggtAATAATTTGAAAACGTGGTTGTCATACAAAATGGCGGAATGAACAGTTCGTTCAAGGTTACATCCATCAGCAACGATTAGCGTTGAATGTATTGTGTGGACAAATTGTGCaaagaaaaaaagaactggCTGAAGAccaactgaaacgtatttagtAGTGCAAGTGGTTGAAGACCTGGGACTATTGTTGATTGAAAAACGAATACATTCACAGAAAAGATGCGAGACCGGTTGGAAACCGAAGcgcacaacaaaaaaaaaatggttgaagACCTACACTACTCCGTGCTCCAAAAGATGCGAGTCCGATTGAAGATCGAAGCGCacacaaaaaaggaaaaagatgcGAGACCGGTCGTAAACCGAAGCGCACACGAAGAAAAGAGATGCAAGATCGATGAAAAAGTTGGCTGAAGACCAACGCTGCTTCACACACTCACACATACATACCAAAAGATGCGAGCCCGAATGAAGATCGAAgcgcacaaaaaaaaaatgaaaatagccTCATTCTATTTAGGTTCAAGAGTATTCCGAATGATGCACTTAATGTAGGCATGAATGTAAGAAAATATTAAGTGGAAGCTTTGTGTTTATTGTTACAAAAGACCGACTATAAAAAATCCGATAAGAATGAGTACCAATGACGATGCGATGTAATCAAACaattatttaaatgattttCAGATGGACTACGACAAAAGTTGCTGCCCGTTAGCACCATTCAACGACGCGGTTGATGCATCGGATCTCCGTCGAGAGTGGGAAGAGTGGTTAGGGCGTTCGAACTCCTGCTGGAGTTGAAACAGGTTGACTCGCATAGCACGAAAGACTGATTCTTATGCTGGCACGAGGTGGTCGTGGT
The nucleotide sequence above comes from Armigeres subalbatus isolate Guangzhou_Male chromosome 3, GZ_Asu_2, whole genome shotgun sequence. Encoded proteins:
- the LOC134222067 gene encoding uncharacterized protein LOC134222067, which encodes MRDIREKVLNHHASRNTVYHCLYGYYYLGYSKARLAKIYAKHPSTITSWINSYERNECFDRKERAKVYLRFGTEERTWIVNTYRENPVLFLDEAKFKFTQRFQKSISTASISRILLSEGYTWKVLERRAVQLRQTEIYRFFIELNEFHWDIHNLLFLDEVSCDNRSMLRTKGYAPVGEKLVYRGEFVRRPRCSLLSFLGCNGILETYSTEGTFTRAKFFDCIRQFISSGKAKQYPGQYSLWIMDGARIHCHRSIVEYLRSMGIIVIFLPAYAPFYNPIELVFGYIKKYLKRTYVENSSEDLAIIIAKAFKSFKNRDCVNIFRKAGYLPGGTFDPSIGLCQNNV